The following are from one region of the Paenibacillus sp. KS-LC4 genome:
- a CDS encoding class II aldolase/adducin family protein, producing MEFTLLHPSDQLVMMMERIYGYGMTTTSGGNLSLLDDNGDLWITPAGMDKGELTRQDIVCVKADGTIAGNHRPSSEYPFHQMIYRRRPDIRTVVHAHPPALVAFSMVRKVPNVRLLPNDYLICGEVGMAKYGLPGSAELGENIADVFSEGLNTIMLENHGVVVGGGDLFEAFQRFETLEYCARMEIQANRIGTPITLAAEQLADTREVLLEEFVPDFYSSEEKEARREMCKLIKRSYDQRLFTSTQGTFSHRVGENSFIITPYDQDRKYVEPADLVRIDGGKKEAGKVPSRSVQFHQHIYETQRHVNSVIIAHPPNIMAFAVTAELLDSRTIPESYILLRNIPKLPYGELYTKPQEAAQLFQENTPIVIAENDCVIVTGQSLLNAFDRLEVAEYSAKATISAKNIGAIVHMEQSRIVELEQAFGLK from the coding sequence ATGGAATTTACCTTATTACATCCTTCTGATCAGCTGGTTATGATGATGGAGCGCATTTACGGCTATGGCATGACGACGACGTCAGGGGGCAATTTATCGCTTTTGGACGATAATGGCGATCTTTGGATTACGCCTGCGGGAATGGATAAGGGTGAGCTGACGCGGCAGGACATCGTTTGTGTGAAGGCGGACGGTACGATTGCAGGCAATCATAGGCCATCGAGCGAATACCCGTTTCATCAGATGATTTATCGCAGAAGGCCGGATATTCGAACGGTTGTTCATGCTCATCCACCAGCGCTTGTGGCGTTCAGCATGGTGCGTAAAGTGCCCAATGTCCGCCTGCTGCCGAATGACTATTTGATCTGCGGCGAGGTGGGCATGGCGAAATACGGCTTGCCGGGAAGCGCGGAGCTGGGTGAAAATATAGCGGATGTATTCAGCGAGGGCTTGAACACGATTATGCTGGAAAATCACGGCGTCGTGGTGGGCGGCGGCGATTTATTCGAAGCCTTTCAAAGATTCGAGACGCTTGAATATTGCGCGCGGATGGAGATACAGGCAAATCGGATCGGGACGCCAATAACGCTGGCAGCCGAGCAGCTGGCGGATACGCGCGAGGTGCTGCTGGAGGAGTTTGTACCTGACTTTTACAGCAGTGAGGAGAAGGAAGCACGGCGGGAAATGTGCAAGCTCATTAAGCGTTCTTACGATCAGCGGCTGTTTACGAGCACGCAGGGGACCTTTTCCCATCGGGTCGGTGAAAATTCCTTCATTATTACGCCGTATGATCAGGACCGTAAATATGTGGAGCCAGCGGATCTCGTGCGCATCGACGGCGGGAAGAAAGAGGCAGGCAAGGTGCCTAGCCGCTCGGTGCAGTTTCACCAGCATATTTATGAGACGCAGCGGCATGTGAACTCGGTTATTATTGCCCATCCGCCTAACATTATGGCGTTTGCTGTGACAGCGGAGCTGCTGGATTCGCGGACGATCCCGGAAAGCTATATTTTGCTGCGGAATATTCCTAAGCTGCCGTATGGAGAATTGTATACGAAGCCGCAGGAGGCGGCACAGCTTTTTCAGGAGAATACGCCGATCGTCATTGCCGAAAATGACTGCGTCATCGTCACCGGGCAAAGCCTGCTGAACGCCTTCGACCGTCTGGAGGTCGCCGAATACAGCGCGAAAGCAACGATTTCAGCGAAAAATATTGGGGCGATAGTGCATATGGAGCAGTCGCGGATTGTGGAGCTGGAGCAGGCATTTGGGTTGAAGTAA